From Montipora foliosa isolate CH-2021 chromosome 6, ASM3666993v2, whole genome shotgun sequence, a single genomic window includes:
- the LOC138006318 gene encoding uncharacterized protein: MEEDEDEIWDEKSLKELKGNQQNSTLEQKHSFKGKTSKRVREQGTKLDNGRGSTGLSKAKPFKRKRTESCKNTSRSKQQKSPESNNTVTPQKAIVDGFCPRCQMPFCALIGQSPGWHVRECLEAKYSYIGDCPDGIHCESTFTPHFKRYSHSLLATTRSCSTFRKDDEGKTNESVETNVQFSRQLNFSGKDSCGSRTDGDLESENFKEIESSSDDSEVSIPSPRRGHSHNKVDEVKTQRDKVTLKVPESQKVASVEGSVEGGLIISDDAKSKEEIFPNGEAEDFDMSSDDDLFGDPMAFSGLCESSHILHHGTQHQGNEDNFQCPNLRSLSDHVKEGSDNSTQGNKVMSKAELIDEVESVPVHTRSTKKQMSIKSFAEKSKREGAESARSSSMKQTDLGVFFGLKPLVKETESKLPSNQNRASAASSSQSTTVSHRHVGGWRGRYKPGGVGFKDIGYGSEGQTSGPGEDAIAAPRSQKSCPFYKKIPGTGISVDAFRYGDIPGCHAYFLSHFHYDHYAGLNGKFTNPIYCSKVTANLVISRLYVKKQFVNPLPMNSPTVIQNVEVTLLEANHCPGAVLFLFKLINGQTILHTGDFRASKRMEQYPELRPRKIDVLYLDTTYCNPEYTFPSQEETIRFAVNKVLHTCRQNPQTLIVCGSYTIGKEKIFLAIADALGCKVSVEKQKKKVLDCLESYHISSLITTDWKAGQVHVLPMAKITLQILRDYLESHKPQFTELLAFKPTGWEHSSKRANLSEIKPSKRGNITIYGVPYSEHSSFSELERFVKFVCPKKIIPTVNNHSAESRGKMKAIFDKWLQQ, translated from the exons ATGGAAGAGGATGAAGATGAAATATGGGACGAAAAGTCTTTGAAGGAGCTCAAGGGTAACCAGCAAAACTCGACTCTCGAACAAAAACATTCCTTTAAAGGCAAGACTTCCAAGCGTGTAAGAGAACAGGGAACAAAATTAGACAACGGCAGAGGAAGCACAGGTTTATCTAAAGCAAAACCGTTCAAACGCAAAAGAACGGAATCTTGCAAAAACACTTCGCGAAGCAAACAGCAAAAGTCCCCTGAATCGAACAACACGGTAACACCTCAGAAGGCAATTGTCGACGGCTTTTGCCCAAGATGTCAGATGCCTTTCTGTGCCTTGATTGGACAGTCTCCTGGATGGCATGTTCGGGAATGTTTAGAGGCTAAGTATTCTTACATAG GTGACTGTCCAGATGGAATTCACTGTGAATCTACATTTACTCCTCATTTCAAAAGATATTCACATTCTCTGTTGGCCACCACCAGAAGTTGTAGCACCTTCAGAAAAGATGATgaaggaaaaacaaatgaaTCA gtggAAACAAATGTCCAGTTTTCTCGACAATTAAACTTTTCTGGAAAAGATTCATGTGGTAGTAGAACAGATGGTGATCTGGAAAGTGAGAACTTTAAGGAGATAGAAAGTTCTAGTGATGATTCAGAAGTGAGTATTCCTTCCCCCAGAAGAGGACATAGTCACAACAAAGTAGATGAAGTGAAGACACAGAGAGACAAGGTGACCTTGAAGGTTCCTGAAAGCCAAAAAGTTGCTAGTGTGGAAGGCAGTGTGGAAGGGGGTTTAATTATTTCTGATGATGCCAAAAGTAAGGAAGAAATATTTCCCAATGGTGAGGCAGAAGATTTTGACATGTCTTCTGATGACGACTTGTTTGGAGATCCAATGGCCTTTTCAGGTCTTTGTGAAAGCTCTCACATTTTGCACCATGGAACTCAACATCAAGGAAATGAAGATAATTTCCAATGCCCCAATCTGCGATCACTAAGCGACCATGTCAAAGAGGGGAGTGACAATAGTACCCAAGGAAACAAAGTCATGTCGAAAGCAGAACTCATTGATGAAGTTGAGTCGGTTCCTGTTCACACAAGGTCTACGAAAAAACAAATGTCAATTAAATCATTTGCTGAAAAATCAAAGAGAGAAGGAGCAGAGTCAGCCAGGTCATCATCCATGAAACAAACTGATCTTGGAGTTTTCTTTGGGTTGAAACCTTTGGTAAAAGAAACTGAAAGTAAACTGCCCTCCAATCAGAATCGAGCAAGTGCTGCAAGCTCTTCTCAGTCTACCACTGTGTCTCATAGACATGTAGGTGGCTGGAGAGGAAGATACAAGCCCGGAGGAGTTGGCTTCAAAGATATCGGCTATGGGTCTGAAGGTCAAACTTCAGGGCCAGGTGAGGATGCTATTGCTGCTCCTCGATCACAAAAGAGTTGTCCATTTTATAAGAAGATCCCAGGCACTGGGATATCTGTGGATGCATTTCGTTATGGTGACATTCCAGGTTGTCATGCTTATTTTCTGAGTCATTTTCATTATGATCATTATGCGGGACTGAATGGCAAATTCACAAACCCCATATACTGCAGCAAG GTCACTGCAAACTTGGTAATATCAAGGCTTTATGTGAAAAAGCAGTTTGTCAATCCATTGCCCATGAATTCTCCAACTGTCATCCAAAATGTTGAAGTGACGTTACTAGAGGCAAACCA TTGTCCAGGAGctgtattgtttttgttcaaattgATAAATGGTCAGACAATCCTACATACAG GTGACTTCCGTGCCTCAAAAAGAATGGAACAATATCCTGAGTTACGTCCGAGGAAAATTGATGTCCTTTACCTGGATACAAC GTACTGCAACCCTGAGTATACATTTCCATCTCAGGAAGAAACTATTAGATTTGCGGTGAACAAAGTTCTTCATACCTGCAGACAAAACCCCCAAACTCTCATTGTTTGTGGTTCATATACtattggaaaggaaaaaatttttCTAG CTATAGCAGATGCTCTTGGTTGCAAAGTCAGTGTTGAAAAGCAGAAGAAGAAAGTACTGGACTGCCTTGAATCTTATCATATCAGTTCCTTGATAACAACAGACTGGAAGGCAGGACAAGTTCATGTTCTTCCCATGGCAAAGATAACATTACAG ATTCTAAGAGATTATTTGGAGTCACACAAGCCACAATTCACTGAACTTTTGGCCTTTAAACCCACTGGATGGGAACACAGTTCTAAGAGAGCGAATTTGTCAGAGATCAAACCTTCCAAAAGAGGAAACATTACAATCTATG GTGTGCCCTACAGTGAACACAGCAGTTTCAGTGAGTTGGAGAGATTCGTCAAGTTTGTTTGTCCCAAAAAAATCATTCCAACAGTTAACAACCACTCTGCTGAAAGCAGGGGAAAGATGAAGGCAATCTTTGATAAATGGTTACAGCAATAA
- the LOC138008542 gene encoding cyclin-J-like, which translates to MMVESEWWKSQLVLEIHEVLREKEARLPPFTSSSPQLKLRRFLVDWLAVISEKLKASHGVLHLAVYYMDYFMDKFDIQEPQLHLVALSCLLLAAKFEENEEKIPTISTLNSFVHNVFSTAEFHQMELLLLNFFCWNLDLPTPVNFMEYYLVHAISPQDCQSGRNIDDCSKPMAYTRKYVHYFLEIALQDHSFMKFPPSVITSAAVAASRLRLHLCPSWTPLLIKVTSYTWEQIAPCVNIMLRAHDADEKAMSEQKVANPKG; encoded by the exons ATGATGGTGGAAAGCGAGTGGTGGAAATCGCAATTAGTGTTGGAAATTCACGAGGTTCTCCGAGAAAAAGAGGCGAGACTTCCACCTTTCACGTCGTCCTCGCCACAGTTGAAGTTAAGGCGTTTTCTCGTAGACTGGCTCGCTGTTATTTCTGAGAAGCTCAAGGCTTCCCATGGAGTACTCCATTTGGCAGTGTATTACATGGACTACTTTATGGACAAGTTTGATATTCAGGAACCACAGCTTCATCTTGTCGCATTATCGTGTTTGCTTCTTGCAG CAAAGTTTGAAGAGAATGAGGAAAAGATTCCAACGATATCTACACTGAATAGCTTTGTTCATAATGTATTTAGCACTGCAGAATTTCATCAAATGGAATTACTTCTGTTAAACTTTTTCTGCTGGAATTTAGACTTACCAACTCCGGTGAATTTTATGGAGTATTATTTGGTACATGCAATTTCGCCTCAGGACTGCCAATCAGGGAGAAATATAGACGACTGCTCCAAACCAATGGCTTATACAAGGAAATATGTGCATTATTTTCTGGAGATTGCTTTGCAGG ATCATTCTTTCATGAAGTTTCCTCCCTCAGTAATAACGTCGGCAGCAGTAGCTGCTTCAAGATTGCGTCTGCACCTGTGCCCATCCTGGACTCCTCTTTTAATTAAGGTTACATCCTACACATGGGAGCAAATTGCACCTTGCGTGAACATAATGTTAAG AGCACATGATGCTGATGAAAAAGCAATGTCAGAGCAGAAGGTTGCTAATCCCAAAGGATAA